One Clostridium novyi NT genomic window carries:
- the serA gene encoding phosphoglycerate dehydrogenase — protein sequence MNKGRVLIAESIDEAGVKLLQKEMDVDLLIGIKREDLLEKIHEYDGLIIRSDNKVDKELMEKAPNLKIVGRAGNGVDNIDIEEATKRGIIVANTPDSNTISACEIAIAHMLAGARNFTYADSYLKSGKWERDLFMGSELYGKTLGIIGLGRIGALVATRMKAFGMNIIAYDPYIADERFKRYGVDKKETLDELVQEADIITIHTPRTKETIGIIGDREIELMKDGVRLVNAARGKLMDEDALYRGLKSGKIKSVGLDVHAVEPRHESPLYEFPNVTVTPHIGATTFEAQQNVGLTIAQQVINGIKGEIVPNAVNLPGINRLELKDLKPYIELVEKLGKLYYQLNSEPVKYVDVTYWGNVTKFDVDALEIAFLKGLLQPVSNDRVNYINARIVAEQNGIGIKQQKIEEQYKNYSNLITIKITNNKMEEFTLAGSVSSNHEGKIVEIQGYEVDVKPSTHMVFVQNKDVPGVIGQVGTIIGMEGINVATMQVGRKAKGENALMILNVDSEVSDESIKKFKEVQDIIEVKATRV from the coding sequence ATGAATAAAGGAAGAGTATTAATAGCTGAGAGTATTGATGAAGCAGGGGTTAAGCTTCTACAAAAGGAAATGGATGTTGATTTATTAATTGGTATAAAAAGAGAAGATTTATTAGAAAAAATTCACGAGTACGATGGGCTTATTATAAGAAGTGATAATAAAGTAGACAAAGAACTTATGGAAAAGGCACCTAATCTTAAAATTGTTGGAAGAGCGGGAAATGGTGTTGATAACATAGATATAGAAGAGGCAACAAAGAGGGGCATTATAGTTGCAAATACTCCAGATAGTAATACAATTTCTGCATGTGAGATAGCAATTGCACATATGCTTGCTGGGGCAAGAAACTTTACTTATGCAGATTCATATTTAAAGTCAGGAAAATGGGAAAGAGATTTGTTTATGGGAAGTGAACTATATGGCAAAACTCTAGGAATAATCGGACTTGGAAGAATTGGGGCATTAGTAGCTACAAGAATGAAAGCATTTGGAATGAATATAATAGCATATGATCCATATATAGCTGATGAAAGATTTAAAAGATATGGGGTAGACAAAAAAGAAACTTTAGATGAACTTGTACAAGAAGCTGATATTATAACGATTCACACTCCAAGAACTAAAGAAACAATAGGAATTATTGGAGATCGTGAAATAGAACTTATGAAAGATGGGGTTAGACTTGTAAATGCAGCTAGAGGAAAGCTTATGGATGAGGATGCACTTTATAGGGGATTAAAAAGTGGAAAGATAAAAAGTGTTGGACTTGATGTTCATGCTGTAGAACCAAGACATGAAAGTCCATTATACGAATTTCCAAATGTAACTGTAACACCACACATTGGGGCAACTACTTTTGAAGCACAACAAAATGTAGGATTAACTATAGCACAGCAAGTTATTAATGGTATAAAGGGAGAAATAGTTCCTAATGCAGTTAACCTACCTGGAATAAACAGATTAGAACTTAAAGATTTAAAACCATATATTGAACTTGTAGAAAAACTAGGTAAATTATACTATCAATTAAATAGTGAACCTGTAAAATATGTTGATGTAACTTATTGGGGCAATGTTACAAAGTTTGATGTTGATGCTCTTGAGATAGCATTTTTAAAGGGACTTCTTCAACCTGTAAGTAATGATAGAGTTAATTATATTAATGCAAGAATAGTAGCAGAGCAAAATGGAATAGGAATAAAACAGCAAAAGATAGAGGAACAATATAAAAACTATTCAAATCTTATTACTATAAAAATAACTAATAATAAGATGGAAGAATTCACTCTTGCAGGTTCAGTTTCAAGTAATCATGAAGGAAAGATAGTTGAAATTCAAGGATATGAAGTGGATGTTAAACCAAGCACTCATATGGTATTTGTTCAAAACAAGGACGTACCAGGGGTTATAGGTCAAGTTGGTACTATAATTGGAATGGAAGGAATTAACGTTGCTACAATGCAAGTTGGAAGAAAAGCTAAGGGTGAAAATGCTCTTATGATATTAAATGTAGACAGCGAAGTTTCTGATGAATCTATTAAAAAGTTTAAAGAGGTTCAAGACATTATTGAAGTGAAAGCAACAAGAGTATAA
- a CDS encoding pyridoxal-phosphate-dependent aminotransferase family protein, whose product MSTKLLMTPGPTNVPDRVLRKMGEAVLHHRTKEFGAMFGEMSERLKYIFQTKNPVLTFPASGTGGLEAAIVNMFSKGDKVLAVSCGVFGDRFITIAKIYGVDVEVLEVPWGTGVKLEEIQNRLKDYHKALIVTHNETSTAVTNNIKEIGQFMKGKKQLFIVDGVSSIGGIEAKMDEWNIDVLITASQKALMSPPGLFFAGVSDKAWEACEKSDIPKYYMDFKRAKEFLEKPTPQNPYTPAVSLIAATNEALKMIQEEGLYNVYKRHETLANKFRCEVEKMGLNIYTDKNYLSNTVTAITFDKDGIANQIKTRLEEEFNIVIAGGQGELKGKMIRFGHMGCVNEEMIDVSLEALKKCL is encoded by the coding sequence ATGAGTACAAAATTATTAATGACACCGGGGCCAACGAATGTGCCAGATAGAGTTTTAAGAAAAATGGGTGAAGCAGTTCTTCACCATAGAACAAAAGAATTTGGGGCAATGTTTGGAGAAATGAGTGAGAGACTTAAATATATATTTCAAACTAAAAATCCAGTATTAACATTTCCAGCATCAGGAACAGGTGGACTTGAGGCAGCAATTGTAAATATGTTTTCAAAAGGAGATAAAGTTTTAGCTGTATCTTGTGGGGTATTTGGAGATAGATTTATAACAATTGCAAAAATATATGGGGTTGATGTAGAAGTATTAGAAGTTCCATGGGGAACAGGGGTAAAGTTAGAAGAGATACAAAATAGATTAAAAGATTATCATAAAGCACTTATAGTAACTCATAATGAAACATCAACAGCTGTAACTAATAATATTAAAGAAATAGGGCAGTTTATGAAAGGTAAAAAGCAATTATTTATAGTTGATGGAGTTAGCTCTATTGGGGGAATAGAAGCTAAAATGGACGAGTGGAATATTGATGTTTTAATTACAGCATCTCAAAAGGCACTTATGTCACCTCCAGGATTATTCTTTGCAGGGGTTAGTGATAAGGCATGGGAAGCTTGTGAAAAATCAGATATACCAAAATACTATATGGATTTTAAAAGGGCAAAAGAGTTTTTAGAAAAGCCAACACCACAAAATCCATATACACCAGCAGTATCATTAATAGCTGCAACTAATGAAGCACTAAAAATGATACAAGAAGAAGGATTATATAACGTATATAAAAGACATGAAACTTTAGCAAATAAGTTTAGATGTGAAGTAGAAAAAATGGGACTTAATATATATACTGATAAAAATTACTTATCAAATACAGTTACAGCAATAACATTTGATAAGGATGGAATAGCAAATCAAATTAAAACTAGACTTGAAGAAGAGTTTAATATTGTAATAGCCGGTGGACAAGGTGAACTAAAGGGGAAAATGATAAGATTTGGACATATGGGATGTGTCAATGAAGAAATGATAGATGTAAGCTTAGAAGCTTTAAAGAAATGTCTATAA
- a CDS encoding sugar phosphate isomerase/epimerase family protein, with the protein MKIGYAASAGETEVFDTIDYAYKNGFSAVELNINMPIFFPEKFNKEKREEIKNYSKERNIEITFHAPEDISLLQLQSEIRKAGINRIKEVIDFGYDVGATRITMHIGPAVCFTLTDKKVYLDELYYNEYKNVLEESLKELIEYSKGKIKLCIENSGRFPEKLVQETLNKLLETEENLFLTWDIGHSYENKYNEVEFFLNHVEKIRTCHVHDNNGASDHQVVGMGNIDFKYHFEKMKDSDIVYIIEVRPRDKAKESLPRLLEIIK; encoded by the coding sequence ATGAAAATAGGATATGCTGCATCAGCCGGAGAAACAGAAGTTTTTGATACTATAGATTATGCTTATAAAAATGGATTTTCAGCTGTAGAACTTAATATAAATATGCCTATATTTTTTCCAGAGAAATTTAATAAAGAAAAAAGAGAAGAAATAAAAAACTATAGTAAAGAAAGAAATATAGAAATTACATTTCATGCACCAGAGGATATATCACTTCTTCAACTACAAAGTGAAATTAGAAAAGCTGGTATAAACAGAATAAAAGAGGTAATTGATTTTGGATATGATGTAGGTGCAACTAGAATTACAATGCACATAGGACCTGCTGTTTGTTTTACATTAACAGATAAAAAAGTATATTTAGATGAATTATATTATAATGAATACAAAAATGTATTAGAAGAAAGTCTAAAGGAGCTAATAGAATATTCTAAAGGAAAAATAAAGCTTTGCATTGAGAATTCAGGGCGTTTTCCTGAAAAGTTAGTGCAGGAAACCTTAAATAAGTTATTAGAAACTGAAGAAAATTTATTTTTAACATGGGATATAGGACATTCTTATGAAAACAAATATAATGAAGTGGAATTTTTCCTGAACCATGTAGAAAAAATAAGAACCTGTCATGTTCACGATAATAATGGGGCAAGTGATCATCAAGTAGTGGGAATGGGAAATATAGATTTTAAATATCATTTTGAGAAGATGAAGGATTCAGATATTGTTTATATTATAGAAGTAAGACCAAGAGATAAAGCAAAGGAATCACTTCCTAGATTATTAGAAATAATAAAATAA
- a CDS encoding MATE family efflux transporter — MKQQNQKKLFEGSILRNLLKMSIPTMLGYLFQSAYDLVDLIWIGKISSSAVAAATIFTTIFWTVDILNEIIGTSSVSVISQSYGTGDNEKTTIAIEQTLIFKALVAVIAAILMFIFLKPLIGFFTKDPVVKESALQYGYIRIFFLPIMFSSFTINTAFRCIGDAKKPMIVMIVAAIFNVILDPLFMFEKIPGTSIPGLNMGIFGAALATVISTTIAFILALIIFITQEKHIKLNFKRLFKLNWSIDKKLLTIGISSGFQMLSKNLAGIIVLKFVALYGTAAVAAIGIGNKLINFTNMPIVGLAMGSSAIVGQCLGANKVDKAKESATKACILGASIMTVLAIIIFIFPEFIMKVFINNEEVINIGITMLRIISIGLIAMGATMGIGSVFPGSGYNFPYFSASVIGRWCCQIPLLFIVVKVFKLPIMWVWVVFCIGDFIEMFVVFIFYKIGKWQISRV; from the coding sequence ATGAAACAACAAAATCAAAAAAAACTTTTTGAAGGAAGTATATTAAGAAATCTACTTAAAATGTCCATTCCTACAATGCTAGGATATTTATTTCAATCTGCTTATGATTTAGTTGACCTTATATGGATTGGAAAGATATCATCCTCAGCAGTTGCAGCGGCAACTATATTTACTACTATATTTTGGACTGTGGATATATTAAATGAGATAATTGGAACAAGCTCTGTTTCTGTAATATCACAAAGCTATGGGACTGGAGATAATGAAAAGACTACCATAGCTATAGAGCAAACATTGATATTTAAAGCTTTAGTAGCGGTTATAGCGGCAATATTAATGTTTATATTTTTAAAGCCACTTATAGGATTTTTTACAAAGGATCCAGTAGTTAAGGAGAGTGCATTACAGTATGGATATATAAGGATATTTTTCCTGCCAATTATGTTTTCATCATTTACAATAAATACTGCTTTTAGATGTATTGGTGATGCTAAAAAGCCTATGATTGTTATGATTGTAGCTGCTATATTTAATGTTATATTAGATCCATTATTTATGTTTGAAAAGATACCTGGGACAAGTATACCAGGACTTAATATGGGCATATTTGGAGCGGCACTTGCAACTGTAATATCTACAACAATTGCTTTTATATTAGCTTTAATTATTTTTATAACACAGGAAAAGCATATAAAATTAAACTTTAAAAGGCTTTTTAAATTAAATTGGAGCATAGATAAAAAACTTTTAACAATAGGAATATCAAGTGGATTTCAGATGTTATCTAAAAATTTAGCAGGAATTATAGTGTTGAAGTTTGTTGCACTATATGGAACGGCAGCTGTAGCAGCTATTGGTATAGGAAATAAGTTAATTAATTTTACCAATATGCCTATAGTAGGGTTAGCAATGGGTTCAAGTGCTATAGTTGGACAATGTCTTGGTGCAAACAAGGTGGACAAGGCAAAGGAATCTGCTACGAAGGCATGTATTTTAGGCGCTTCTATAATGACGGTTTTAGCTATTATCATATTTATATTTCCAGAGTTTATAATGAAGGTATTTATAAATAATGAAGAAGTTATAAATATAGGAATAACTATGCTTAGAATAATAAGTATAGGACTCATTGCCATGGGAGCAACTATGGGTATAGGTTCTGTATTTCCAGGTTCCGGATACAATTTTCCGTACTTTAGTGCAAGTGTCATAGGAAGATGGTGTTGTCAAATTCCACTTTTGTTTATAGTTGTAAAGGTGTTTAAGTTACCTATTATGTGGGTTTGGGTAGTATTTTGTATAGGTGATTTTATTGAAATGTTCGTTGTTTTTATATTCTACAAAATAGGAAAATGGCAAATAAGTAGAGTTTAA